The genomic interval GTCCGCCTCAGTCCGTCAGCAGCCGCGCCAGCACCTCCGCGTGGCTGCGCTCCGGCCGCTTCGACGCGGTCAGCAGGGTCACCGTCCCCTTCCCGGCCAGCTCCCGCACCCGCTCCAGCAGCTCCGCCGCCTCCGGCGCGGCCAGCTCCGCCTCGTAGCGCTCGCGGAACTCCTCGAAGGCGCCCTCGCCCGCGTGGTACCAGCGGCGCAGCTCCGTGGAGGGGGTCAGCCCCTTCGGCCACTCGTCGACCCGGGCCGCCTCCTTCGCCAGGCCGCGCGGCCACAGCCGGTCGACGAGGACCCGCACCCCGTCGCCGGGCTCGGGCGGTTCGTAGGCGCGGCGCACGCGCACACTCATGGTGGGCCCCTTCCGCCGGAGTCGCCGCGAGCCTACTGCGGCGCACGGGACCGGGCACGACGGCGGAAGCGGACGGGACACCTGCATCGTTCCGGCGCGGTCCGGGTACTCCGTCCGCCTGGAACGCGACGCCGGGAGGTGACGGATGGAGGCCGAGGACGACCTGCCGGTCGTCGGCACGCTCGCCGAGCTCACCGCGCTGGTGGAGCGCGACCGGGGACTGTACGTCCGCTGGTCCCGGGGGCCGGCGATCGACCTGCACGCGGTGTCCAGCATCGACGACCTCACCGGCGTGGCCATGCCCGGACTGTCCGCGAACCCGCTCGACGTGGAGAAATGGTGGCGAGGCCGCTCGCCGGCCCTCTGGGTGGCGCGTCGGCTGTACGACTACGAGCACCTGCCGCGCGAGAAGGGCGCCGACATCCGGCCCTGGGTGCTCAAGGGGCGCGAGACCGGCCGCGGCCCGGACAACGAGCCGCTGGTCACCGATGTGCGCCCGCTGTGCTGGATCGCCGACGACGTCATCGAGGAGGCGCACACGGAAGTGGCCCGCCAGGAGCATCCCTGGGGGCCACTGCGCCGCGCCAACCGCTGACCGCCGGGCGCTCTCGCCCGGGGCCCGCGCGGATCACGCCCTCGCCGTCACGCGGCACCGTCCGCCGCGGCCGTCAGGCCCGGCCCGACGAACGGCGGGCCGCGATGCGCCGCTTGAGCGCGCGGCGTTCCGTCTCGCTCGTGCCGCCCCACACACCGATGGACTGCCCGGTCTCCAGGGCCCACGTCAGGCACTGCTCCCGCACGGGGCAGCGCCGGCAGACCGCCTTGGCCTGCTCGGTCTGCAACAGGGCCGGCCCGGAGGCGCCGATCGGGAAGAACAGCTCGGGGTCCTCGGTCCGGCAGGCCGCGCTGTGCCGCCAGTTGTCCATCGAAAGTCACCTGCGTCCGGAGTCGATGCGCACCCTTTCGGATGCCTTGCTCCTTTCGGGTGACCTGTCGATCCGCCGCGAAACAGCGGGATCCGTGGAAACGGTCACTGCTCGCGCAGGCCCCACGGCGATCCGTACGCGGTGAGCAGGTCCAGGAACGGACGGGGCGGGAACGCCTCCGGGCCGAGCACACCCGCGCCGGACCAGGCGCCGGTCGCCAGCAGTTCGAGCGCGACGACCGGGTTGACGGCCGTCTGCCACACCACCGCCTGGCAGCCGTACTCGCCCATCGACCACTGGTTGTCGACCACGTGGTACAGGTACACCTCGCGCGGTGCCCCGTCCTTGGTGCCCCGCACCCAGGTGCCCGCGCAGGTCC from Streptomyces sp. DH-12 carries:
- a CDS encoding DUF488 family protein, with the translated sequence MSVRVRRAYEPPEPGDGVRVLVDRLWPRGLAKEAARVDEWPKGLTPSTELRRWYHAGEGAFEEFRERYEAELAAPEAAELLERVRELAGKGTVTLLTASKRPERSHAEVLARLLTD
- a CDS encoding DUF6098 family protein; translation: MEAEDDLPVVGTLAELTALVERDRGLYVRWSRGPAIDLHAVSSIDDLTGVAMPGLSANPLDVEKWWRGRSPALWVARRLYDYEHLPREKGADIRPWVLKGRETGRGPDNEPLVTDVRPLCWIADDVIEEAHTEVARQEHPWGPLRRANR
- a CDS encoding WhiB family transcriptional regulator yields the protein MDNWRHSAACRTEDPELFFPIGASGPALLQTEQAKAVCRRCPVREQCLTWALETGQSIGVWGGTSETERRALKRRIAARRSSGRA